A genomic window from Synechococcus sp. CBW1107 includes:
- a CDS encoding BMC domain-containing protein, protein MANETMGIALGMIETRGLVPAIEAADAMTKAAEVRLIGREFVGGGYVTVLVRGETGAVNAAVRAGADACERVGDGLVAAHIIARPHREVEPALNSSFGLGSKD, encoded by the coding sequence ATGGCGAATGAAACCATGGGCATCGCCCTCGGCATGATCGAGACGCGCGGCCTCGTGCCGGCCATCGAAGCGGCCGACGCCATGACCAAGGCCGCCGAAGTGCGTCTGATCGGCCGTGAGTTCGTGGGTGGCGGCTACGTGACCGTCCTGGTGCGCGGCGAAACCGGTGCCGTGAACGCCGCAGTGCGTGCCGGTGCTGATGCCTGTGAGCGCGTGGGCGACGGCCTCGTGGCCGCCCACATCATTGCCCGCCCCCACCGTGAAGTGGAGCCGGCCCTGAACAGCAGCTTCGGTCTGGGTTCCAAGGACTGA
- a CDS encoding ferredoxin:protochlorophyllide reductase (ATP-dependent) subunit B — translation MELTLWTYEGPPHVGAMRIAASMEGVHYVLHAPQGDTYADLLFTMIERRDRRPPVTYTTFQARDLGGDTAELVKRSIQQAVDRFQPEALLVGESCTAELIQDQPGSLACGMGLGVPVVSLELPAYSKKENWGAAETLYQLCRGLLKTQMPAPGAAKPEPERWRSEGRRPRVNLLGPSLLGFRCRDDVRELRGLLADHGIDVNVVAPLGARPADLMRLPQADANLCLYPEVAGPLCSWLERSFGTPVVRTVPIGIGATAQFLRELCALLGLEPPELREADQRSRLPWYSKSVDSTYLTGKRVFIFADATHAIAAARIASRELGFTVVGLGTYSREQAREVRVAAKELDLEALISDDYLEVEQAMAQAAPELVLGTQMERHSAKRLGIPCAVISAPLHVQDVPARYAPQMGWEGANVIFDSWVHPLMMGLEEHLIGMFRHDFEFVDGHLSHLEGASAPTAQPVAGPDNGAPDVTPLSATPEGGALRWTASGEAELSRIPFFVRGKVRRNTEAYANERGVAEITEETLYEAKAHFSR, via the coding sequence ATGGAACTGACCCTCTGGACCTACGAAGGCCCCCCCCATGTGGGCGCCATGCGCATCGCTGCATCGATGGAGGGCGTTCACTACGTGCTGCATGCCCCCCAGGGCGACACCTACGCCGATCTGCTGTTCACGATGATCGAGCGCCGGGACCGCCGACCCCCTGTCACCTACACCACGTTTCAGGCCCGCGATCTGGGTGGTGACACGGCCGAACTGGTGAAGCGCTCGATCCAGCAGGCCGTGGATCGCTTCCAGCCGGAGGCCCTGCTGGTGGGCGAAAGCTGCACGGCAGAGCTGATCCAGGATCAACCGGGATCCCTTGCCTGCGGCATGGGCCTGGGTGTTCCGGTGGTGAGCCTGGAATTGCCCGCTTACTCCAAAAAGGAAAACTGGGGGGCCGCTGAAACCCTTTACCAGCTCTGCCGCGGGCTGCTCAAGACCCAGATGCCTGCCCCGGGAGCTGCCAAACCGGAGCCCGAGCGCTGGCGCTCCGAGGGTCGTCGTCCGCGCGTGAATCTGCTGGGTCCGAGCCTGCTGGGATTCCGCTGCCGCGACGATGTGCGCGAGTTGCGTGGCCTCCTCGCCGATCACGGCATCGACGTCAATGTGGTGGCCCCCCTGGGTGCCAGGCCGGCCGATCTGATGCGATTGCCGCAGGCGGACGCCAACCTCTGCCTCTATCCGGAGGTGGCCGGCCCGCTCTGCAGCTGGCTGGAGCGCAGCTTCGGCACACCGGTGGTGCGCACCGTGCCGATCGGAATCGGAGCCACAGCCCAGTTTCTGCGAGAGCTCTGCGCTCTGCTTGGCCTGGAGCCGCCGGAACTGCGTGAGGCCGATCAGCGCTCCAGATTGCCCTGGTACTCGAAATCGGTGGATTCCACCTACCTCACCGGTAAGCGGGTGTTCATTTTCGCCGACGCCACCCATGCGATTGCGGCGGCCCGGATCGCCTCGCGGGAGCTGGGATTCACGGTGGTGGGGCTGGGCACCTACAGCCGCGAGCAGGCCCGTGAGGTGCGCGTCGCCGCCAAGGAGCTCGACCTCGAGGCTCTGATCTCCGACGACTATCTGGAGGTGGAGCAGGCCATGGCCCAGGCGGCTCCGGAGCTTGTGCTCGGCACCCAGATGGAGCGCCACAGCGCCAAGCGGCTGGGGATTCCCTGCGCTGTGATCAGCGCCCCGCTGCATGTGCAGGATGTACCCGCCCGTTATGCCCCCCAGATGGGCTGGGAGGGGGCCAATGTGATCTTCGATTCCTGGGTGCACCCTCTGATGATGGGTCTGGAGGAACACCTGATCGGCATGTTCCGACATGATTTCGAATTCGTGGACGGTCATCTCAGCCATCTCGAGGGTGCTTCCGCCCCCACGGCCCAGCCGGTCGCTGGCCCTGACAACGGGGCGCCGGACGTGACACCGCTCTCGGCCACTCCCGAGGGGGGGGCCTTGCGCTGGACCGCTTCCGGTGAAGCTGAACTTTCCCGGATTCCTTTCTTTGTTCGGGGCAAAGTCCGGCGCAACACTGAGGCTTATGCCAACGAACGTGGCGTGGCGGAGATCACCGAAGAAACTCTCTACGAAGCCAAGGCCCACTTCAGCCGTTGA
- a CDS encoding form I ribulose bisphosphate carboxylase large subunit has product MSKKYDAGVKEYRDTYWTPDYVPLDTDLLACFKVTGQEGVPKEEVAAAVAAESSTGTWSTVWSELLTDLDFYKGRCYRIEDVPGDKESFYAFIAYPLDLFEEGSITNVLTSLVGNVFGFKALRHLRLEDIRFPMAFIKTCPGPPNGICVERDRMNKYGRPLLGCTIKPKLGLSGKNYGRVVYECLRGGLDFTKDDENINSQPFQRWQNRFEFVAEAVQLAQEETGEKKGHYLNCTAATPEEMYERAEFAKELGQPIIMHDYITGGFTANTGLSKWCRKNGMLLHIHRAMHAVIDRHPKHGIHFRVLAKCLRLSGGDQLHTGTVVGKLEGDRQTTLGFIDQLRESFVPEDRSRGNFFDQDWGSMPGVFAVASGGIHVWHMPALVAIFGDDSVLQFGGGTHGHPWGSAAGAAANRVALEACVKARNAGREIEKESRDILMEAAKHSPELAIALETWKEIKFEFDTVDKLDVN; this is encoded by the coding sequence ATGAGCAAGAAGTACGACGCTGGGGTCAAGGAGTACAGGGACACGTACTGGACTCCCGACTACGTTCCCCTCGACACCGACCTGCTGGCCTGCTTCAAGGTCACCGGCCAGGAAGGCGTTCCCAAAGAGGAAGTGGCCGCTGCCGTGGCTGCCGAGTCCTCGACCGGCACCTGGTCCACCGTCTGGTCCGAGCTCCTCACCGACCTCGACTTCTACAAAGGCCGCTGCTACCGGATCGAAGACGTTCCCGGCGACAAGGAATCCTTCTACGCCTTCATCGCCTACCCGCTCGATCTGTTCGAAGAGGGTTCCATCACCAACGTGCTCACCTCCCTGGTGGGCAACGTCTTCGGCTTCAAGGCACTGCGCCACCTCCGTCTGGAAGACATCCGCTTCCCGATGGCCTTCATCAAGACCTGCCCTGGCCCGCCGAACGGCATCTGCGTCGAGCGCGACCGGATGAACAAGTACGGCCGTCCCCTGCTGGGCTGCACGATCAAGCCGAAGCTCGGCCTCTCCGGCAAGAACTACGGGCGGGTGGTGTATGAGTGCCTCCGCGGTGGTCTCGACTTCACCAAGGACGACGAGAACATCAACTCCCAGCCTTTCCAGCGCTGGCAGAACCGCTTCGAATTCGTTGCCGAAGCTGTGCAGCTGGCCCAGGAGGAAACCGGCGAGAAGAAGGGTCACTACCTCAACTGCACCGCCGCCACTCCCGAAGAGATGTACGAGCGGGCCGAGTTCGCCAAAGAACTGGGTCAGCCGATCATCATGCACGACTACATCACCGGCGGCTTCACGGCCAACACCGGTCTGTCGAAGTGGTGCCGCAAGAACGGCATGCTGCTGCACATTCACCGCGCCATGCACGCGGTGATCGACCGTCACCCCAAGCACGGCATCCACTTCCGCGTTCTCGCCAAGTGCCTGCGCCTCTCCGGTGGTGACCAGCTGCACACCGGCACCGTGGTCGGCAAGCTCGAAGGTGATCGCCAGACCACCCTCGGTTTCATCGACCAGTTGCGCGAATCCTTCGTCCCCGAAGACCGCAGCCGCGGCAATTTCTTCGATCAGGACTGGGGTTCGATGCCCGGCGTCTTCGCTGTGGCCTCCGGCGGCATCCACGTGTGGCACATGCCTGCACTGGTGGCGATCTTCGGCGACGATTCGGTGCTGCAGTTCGGTGGTGGTACCCACGGCCACCCCTGGGGCTCAGCCGCCGGTGCCGCCGCCAACCGGGTGGCCCTCGAAGCCTGTGTCAAGGCCCGCAACGCCGGTCGCGAGATCGAGAAGGAAAGCCGCGACATCCTCATGGAGGCCGCGAAGCACAGCCCCGAGCTCGCCATCGCGCTCGAGACCTGGAAGGAGATCAAGTTCGAGTTCGACACCGTCGACAAACTCGACGTCAACTGA
- a CDS encoding ribulose bisphosphate carboxylase small subunit: protein MPFKSTVGDYQTVATLETFGFLPPMTQDEIYDQIAYIIAQGWSPLVEHVHPSRSMATYWSYWKLPFFGEKDLGVIVSELEACHRAYPDHHVRLVGYDAYTQSQGSCFVVFEAR from the coding sequence ATGCCCTTCAAGAGCACCGTGGGTGACTACCAAACAGTCGCCACCCTGGAGACTTTCGGCTTCCTCCCGCCGATGACCCAGGACGAGATCTACGACCAGATCGCTTACATCATTGCCCAGGGATGGAGCCCCCTGGTCGAGCACGTCCACCCCAGCCGTTCGATGGCGACCTACTGGTCGTACTGGAAGCTGCCCTTCTTCGGTGAGAAGGATCTGGGTGTGATCGTCAGTGAACTCGAGGCCTGCCACCGCGCCTACCCCGACCACCACGTACGTCTGGTCGGCTACGACGCCTACACCCAGAGCCAGGGTTCCTGCTTCGTGGTTTTCGAAGCACGCTGA
- a CDS encoding ferredoxin:protochlorophyllide reductase (ATP-dependent) subunit N, with amino-acid sequence MALTSTLPPVLRESGQREVFCGLTSIVWLHRRMPDAFFLVVGSRTCAHLIQSAAGVMIFAEPRFGTAILGERDLAGLADANEELDRVVNDLLARRPEIRTLFLVGSCPSEVIKLDLAKAAERINTRMLGRVRVVNYSGSGIETTFTQGEDGALTSLVPLLPASPEPQLLIVGTLADGVEERFLSLFARMGLETVRTLPPRQSTDLPPVGEGTRLLLAQPFVADTVRALERRGAQRISAPYPLGVEGSCAWMAAAAAAFGIDPRRVAEVLDPLAERGRRALEPLRRRLEGKRLFLLPDSQLEIPLARFLHRECGMELVEVGTPYLDRQLMAEELPLLPEGTQLSEGQDVEKQLERVRASRPDLVVCGMGLANPLEAEGFATKWSIELVFSPIHGCDQAADLAELFARPLNRRELLQWN; translated from the coding sequence ATGGCCCTGACGTCCACCCTGCCGCCCGTGCTGCGCGAAAGCGGACAGCGGGAGGTGTTCTGCGGCCTCACCTCGATCGTCTGGCTGCATCGGCGGATGCCTGATGCCTTCTTTCTGGTGGTGGGCTCCCGCACCTGCGCCCATCTCATCCAGTCGGCGGCTGGAGTGATGATCTTCGCCGAACCCCGTTTCGGCACAGCGATCCTTGGCGAGCGCGACCTCGCGGGCCTGGCCGATGCCAACGAGGAACTCGACCGTGTGGTGAACGATCTGCTGGCCCGGCGGCCCGAGATCCGCACGCTGTTTCTCGTGGGCTCCTGCCCGTCCGAGGTGATCAAGCTCGATCTGGCCAAGGCCGCCGAGCGCATCAACACCCGCATGCTGGGCCGGGTGAGAGTTGTGAACTATTCCGGCAGTGGCATCGAAACCACCTTCACCCAGGGGGAGGACGGAGCCCTGACCTCCCTGGTTCCCCTGTTGCCCGCCAGTCCTGAACCCCAGCTGCTGATCGTGGGCACCCTCGCCGATGGGGTGGAGGAGCGCTTCCTGTCCCTGTTTGCCCGGATGGGCCTCGAGACGGTGCGCACCCTGCCGCCCCGTCAGTCCACCGACCTGCCACCCGTGGGAGAGGGCACCCGCCTGCTGCTGGCCCAGCCCTTTGTGGCTGACACGGTACGGGCTCTGGAGCGTCGCGGTGCCCAGCGCATCTCCGCCCCCTACCCGCTGGGGGTGGAGGGCAGCTGTGCCTGGATGGCGGCGGCGGCGGCGGCCTTCGGCATTGACCCCCGACGCGTGGCCGAGGTGCTCGACCCTCTGGCGGAGCGGGGCAGGCGCGCCCTGGAACCCCTGCGCCGCAGACTCGAAGGCAAGCGCCTGTTCCTGTTGCCCGATTCCCAGCTGGAAATTCCCCTGGCCCGTTTTCTGCACCGCGAATGCGGCATGGAACTGGTGGAGGTGGGCACCCCCTACCTCGACCGCCAGCTGATGGCCGAGGAACTGCCCCTGCTGCCGGAGGGCACCCAGCTCAGCGAAGGGCAGGATGTGGAGAAGCAGCTGGAGCGTGTTCGTGCCAGCCGCCCCGATCTGGTCGTCTGCGGCATGGGTCTGGCCAACCCGCTCGAAGCGGAAGGCTTCGCCACCAAGTGGTCAATCGAGCTGGTCTTCAGCCCGATCCATGGCTGCGATCAGGCCGCTGACCTGGCTGAACTGTTCGCCCGTCCCCTCAACCGCCGCGAGCTGCTGCAATGGAACTGA